In Paracoccaceae bacterium Fryx2, a single genomic region encodes these proteins:
- a CDS encoding nucleoside/nucleotide kinase family protein, which yields MTPETLAADIRARATGRARFIAAVAGPPGAGKSTLAGALVAALGPGARLVPMDGFHYDNAVLDARGLRARKGAPETFDAAGFCALLHRLRDGGAEIAIPVFDRAADLARAGADVITDADRILIVEGNYLLLDAAPWSAARPLYDLTIFLDVPEAELERRLVRRWRDHGLAPDAARARALSNDIPNARLVLSHSHPATIQLRQG from the coding sequence ATGACACCGGAAACCCTCGCCGCCGACATCCGCGCCCGCGCCACCGGCCGGGCGCGGTTCATCGCCGCCGTGGCCGGCCCGCCGGGCGCCGGCAAATCCACCCTCGCCGGCGCCCTGGTCGCCGCCCTCGGCCCCGGCGCGCGCCTGGTGCCGATGGACGGCTTCCACTACGACAACGCCGTGCTCGACGCCCGCGGCCTGCGCGCCCGCAAGGGTGCCCCCGAAACCTTCGACGCCGCGGGCTTCTGCGCCCTGCTGCACCGCCTGCGCGATGGCGGTGCCGAGATCGCCATCCCGGTGTTCGACCGTGCAGCCGACCTCGCCCGCGCCGGGGCCGACGTGATCACCGACGCAGACCGCATCCTGATCGTCGAAGGCAACTACCTGCTGCTCGACGCAGCCCCATGGTCCGCCGCCCGCCCGCTCTACGACCTCACGATCTTCCTCGACGTGCCAGAGGCCGAGCTTGAACGCCGCCTGGTCCGGCGCTGGCGCGACCACGGCCTCGCCCCCGATGCCGCCCGCGCCCGCGCCCTGTCCAACGACATCCCGAACGCCCGGCTTGTCCTGTCCCATTCGCACCCCGCGACGATCCAGCTTCGACAGGGCTGA